In Deltaproteobacteria bacterium, a single genomic region encodes these proteins:
- a CDS encoding molybdopterin-dependent oxidoreductase, which yields MNEQQTANIWRPTFCILCYVNCGLEVATEGRKITRVRGDRANARSHGYLCQKPQRLQWYGDHADRLTTPLRRRPDGTHEPISWDTAFTEIAARLNALRAEHGGEAFAVYGGGGQGNHLGGTGFLALRDALGATKYFNALSQEKTGDFWVNGRLYGDQLCHTAEDVEHTDLLVVLGCNPWMSNGFQGARNEVNEIKKTPGRRMIVIDPRRTEVADLADIHLPLRPGTDAFLLTAILAIILQRGGEAAEFLSRHTVGWEEVRAVLARTPIVAWVAHAGVPLADVERAVDMILAARSMVVRVELGIQQSRHSTLNSYLEKLLYLVTGNFGRRGTNGIHTWLLPLFRDSQGERSNVTGQEIIGGLLPTNRFADEVLTNDPRRVRALWVESANPANTTADTVRFEAAVRALDLSVVVDVAYTETAALADYVLPAAAQYEKWETTLFSFEWPRNFFHLRAPLFEPLPGTLPEPEIYARLLGAMGDLPGDDALAELRELAAEDRGKMMQRVSQLFAENPKLVPVAPMLLYRTLGPTLPDSAAAAAPLYVGCHQTAMMHTVAVQRALETTAAPPQLGDMLFEKLLASRSGFVFTAHKYDEIFQLVKYPDRKIHLAVPELLDWLSHLDPAAEQPDPAYPFTLVAGQRRMHNANQIFRTPAWRKTDPDGALRIHPDDLAALGATDGGWMAVTTRTGRIVCRVESDPSMRRDLVALPHGYGQSYPDGSGGRIVDGPRLNLITAHDDCDPIAATPYHKNVAVHLAPVAGAEAEAAEAASARVRAVAAAHVSAA from the coding sequence ATGAACGAACAGCAAACGGCCAACATATGGCGTCCTACCTTCTGCATCCTCTGCTACGTAAACTGCGGCCTCGAGGTCGCAACCGAGGGGCGCAAGATCACGCGTGTGCGCGGCGACCGCGCGAACGCGCGCTCGCACGGATACCTCTGTCAGAAGCCACAGCGCCTGCAGTGGTACGGCGACCACGCCGATCGCCTGACGACGCCGCTGCGGCGCCGTCCCGACGGCACGCACGAGCCGATCTCGTGGGACACGGCGTTCACCGAGATCGCTGCTCGCCTGAACGCGCTCCGTGCCGAGCACGGTGGCGAGGCGTTCGCGGTCTACGGCGGCGGCGGACAGGGCAACCACCTCGGCGGCACGGGCTTCTTGGCGCTGCGCGACGCGCTCGGCGCGACCAAGTACTTCAACGCCCTCTCGCAGGAGAAGACCGGTGACTTCTGGGTGAACGGGCGGCTCTACGGCGATCAACTCTGCCACACGGCGGAAGACGTCGAGCATACCGACCTGCTCGTGGTGCTCGGGTGCAATCCCTGGATGTCCAACGGCTTCCAGGGGGCGCGGAACGAAGTGAACGAGATCAAGAAGACGCCCGGCCGCCGCATGATCGTGATCGACCCGCGCCGTACCGAGGTCGCGGACCTCGCCGACATCCATTTGCCGCTCCGCCCGGGCACGGACGCCTTCCTACTCACCGCGATTCTGGCGATCATTCTCCAGCGTGGTGGCGAAGCCGCCGAGTTTCTTTCCCGGCACACCGTCGGCTGGGAGGAGGTGCGGGCCGTACTCGCACGGACGCCGATCGTAGCGTGGGTGGCGCACGCCGGCGTACCGCTCGCCGACGTTGAACGTGCCGTCGACATGATCCTCGCCGCGCGGTCGATGGTGGTCCGGGTCGAGCTTGGCATCCAACAGAGCCGGCATTCGACGCTGAACTCCTACCTCGAAAAGCTCCTCTACCTCGTGACCGGGAACTTCGGTCGGCGGGGAACGAACGGCATCCACACCTGGCTCCTGCCGCTCTTTCGCGACTCGCAGGGCGAGCGCTCGAACGTGACCGGCCAGGAGATCATCGGCGGGCTCCTGCCGACCAACCGCTTTGCCGACGAGGTCCTGACCAACGACCCGCGGCGCGTGCGTGCGCTCTGGGTCGAGTCGGCCAACCCGGCGAACACGACCGCCGATACCGTCCGGTTCGAGGCTGCGGTTCGCGCGCTCGACCTTTCCGTCGTGGTCGACGTCGCCTATACGGAAACGGCGGCGCTCGCGGACTACGTGCTGCCAGCTGCGGCGCAGTACGAGAAGTGGGAGACGACGCTCTTCTCGTTCGAGTGGCCGCGGAACTTCTTCCATCTCCGCGCTCCGCTCTTCGAACCGCTGCCGGGGACGCTGCCGGAGCCCGAGATCTACGCCCGCCTGCTGGGTGCCATGGGCGACCTGCCCGGCGACGACGCGCTCGCCGAGTTGCGCGAGCTGGCCGCGGAGGACCGCGGCAAGATGATGCAGCGCGTGTCCCAGCTGTTCGCTGAGAACCCGAAGCTCGTGCCGGTCGCGCCGATGCTCCTCTACCGGACGCTCGGCCCGACGCTGCCGGACAGTGCGGCCGCGGCGGCGCCGCTCTACGTAGGCTGCCATCAGACGGCGATGATGCACACGGTGGCGGTCCAGCGCGCCCTTGAAACGACTGCGGCTCCGCCGCAGCTCGGCGACATGCTCTTCGAGAAGCTACTCGCCAGTCGCTCGGGCTTCGTCTTCACCGCGCACAAGTACGACGAGATCTTCCAGCTCGTGAAATACCCCGACCGGAAGATCCACCTCGCCGTGCCCGAGTTGCTCGATTGGCTCTCGCACCTCGACCCGGCAGCGGAGCAGCCCGATCCAGCGTACCCGTTCACGCTCGTCGCTGGCCAGCGCCGCATGCACAACGCCAACCAGATTTTCCGCACCCCGGCCTGGCGGAAGACCGACCCCGACGGCGCGCTGCGCATCCATCCCGACGACCTCGCCGCGCTCGGCGCGACCGACGGGGGTTGGATGGCGGTCACGACTCGGACGGGGCGCATCGTGTGTCGGGTCGAGAGCGATCCGTCCATGCGGCGCGACCTTGTTGCTCTGCCGCACGGCTACGGCCAGTCGTACCCCGACGGCAGCGGCGGCCGCATCGTTGACGGCCCACGTCTCAACCTGATCACTGCCCACGACGACTGCGACCCTATCGCGGCAACGCCTTACCACAAGAACGTCGCCGTCCACTTGGCACCGGTCGCCGGTGCCGAAGCCGAGGCCGCCGAGGCGGCGTCCGCACGCGTCCGCGCGGTCGCGGCGGCGCATGTGAGCGCGGCATGA
- a CDS encoding TetR family transcriptional regulator has protein sequence MRVSKEKAAQNRQDILTAAARLFREQGVSATGVDAITKDASLTHGAVYSQFGSKEAIAAEAIRLALRGSERLWQRLVERKGAKQAFPAIVATYLSRDHRDSPGQGCAVAALGSEIARQPQSVRDAFTEELKAGLAFLAGVMPGEDSSGRYEDAIAAFAGMVGALILARAVNDEPLSDRILQVTAERVTQSVKARKPAQRAQRSC, from the coding sequence ATGCGGGTATCGAAAGAAAAGGCTGCGCAAAATCGCCAGGACATTCTGACGGCGGCCGCTCGTCTATTCCGGGAACAGGGCGTCAGCGCCACTGGCGTGGACGCGATCACCAAAGATGCGAGTTTGACCCACGGTGCCGTCTACAGCCAATTTGGTTCCAAAGAGGCCATCGCAGCCGAAGCAATTCGTCTCGCTCTGCGGGGATCAGAGCGCCTCTGGCAGCGACTCGTCGAGCGCAAGGGGGCGAAGCAAGCGTTTCCCGCCATAGTGGCGACATACCTATCGCGCGATCACCGCGACTCACCTGGTCAGGGGTGTGCCGTAGCAGCCCTTGGGAGTGAGATCGCCCGACAGCCCCAGAGCGTTCGCGATGCGTTTACCGAGGAGCTGAAGGCCGGACTCGCATTCTTGGCTGGGGTGATGCCTGGGGAGGACTCTTCAGGCAGATACGAGGATGCGATCGCGGCATTTGCCGGCATGGTCGGTGCCCTGATTCTTGCGCGAGCCGTAAACGACGAACCCTTATCGGACCGAATACTGCAGGTGACAGCAGAACGGGTCACGCAGTCTGTCAAAGCTCGTAAACCCGCTCAACGTGCGCAGAGAAGTTGCTGA
- a CDS encoding 2-hydroxychromene-2-carboxylate isomerase, with amino-acid sequence MVTVEFHFDFGSPNAYLSHLVIPQIEQRTGVKFAYVPILLGGVFKLTNNRSPAESLVGIKNKPEYERLEMNRFLRRHGITRFQSNPFFPVNTLMLMRGAIAAQSLGVFERYVDEMYRHMWAEPKKMDDPTVLRAALDESGLDRERFFELVQTPEIKDRLLQNTQRSVERGTFGAPTFFVGEEIFFGKDRLRDVEELIMASR; translated from the coding sequence ATGGTCACAGTAGAATTTCATTTTGACTTTGGCAGCCCAAACGCCTATCTGAGCCATCTCGTGATTCCTCAGATCGAGCAACGCACCGGCGTCAAGTTCGCGTACGTGCCGATCCTGCTGGGCGGGGTCTTCAAGCTCACCAATAATCGCTCGCCAGCGGAAAGCTTAGTCGGCATCAAAAACAAACCGGAATACGAACGGCTCGAAATGAACCGCTTCCTCCGTCGGCATGGGATTACCCGCTTTCAGAGCAATCCCTTTTTTCCCGTGAACACCTTGATGCTGATGCGCGGCGCCATTGCCGCTCAGTCGTTGGGCGTGTTTGAGCGGTACGTGGACGAAATGTATCGGCACATGTGGGCCGAGCCCAAAAAAATGGACGACCCCACCGTGCTGCGTGCGGCGCTCGACGAGTCGGGGCTCGACCGCGAGCGCTTCTTCGAGCTCGTGCAAACGCCGGAGATCAAGGACCGGCTCCTCCAGAATACCCAGCGGTCAGTCGAGCGCGGCACCTTCGGAGCCCCGACATTCTTCGTCGGGGAGGAAATCTTCTTTGGGAAAGATCGACTACGAGATGTCGAGGAACTGATCATGGCGTCACGATAA
- a CDS encoding MFS transporter — MTKAKQTSGKVFYGWWVVLAAGVCQALHFGPIIVPTFGVFLKPLSQEFGWSRAEVSLAFSLSTLAMTGVGPLIGRLVDRLGARRVIVLSVLIFGLGVISFDFLSASLWHFYAIYLVIGVAGSGSTPVPYSQVISRWFDKKRGLALGLAMAGIQLGAFITPPLAQALITAVGWRQAYVLFGLLAIGGTIPVVGLVLKETPQVMGLLPDGETVAQAGTTKQSGQESGMNGSEAWRTGTFWLMVGAFFLLSVSFHGIVTHFVPMLTDRGVTAQSAALAASLGAVGALLGGVGAGYLLDRFFAPSVAVYFFCGAALGTFLLWSGAGGGLAVVAMVLWGLAVGAALDIMAYMVSRYFGLHAFGEISSYAFAAFTLGGVIGPLLMGVSFDSTGSYSLVLGGFVVATLMAAGLMARLGPYRV, encoded by the coding sequence ATGACAAAAGCAAAGCAAACGAGCGGCAAGGTCTTCTACGGCTGGTGGGTGGTCCTAGCGGCCGGAGTTTGCCAGGCTCTGCACTTCGGCCCGATCATTGTCCCCACCTTTGGGGTGTTCCTCAAGCCCCTGAGCCAGGAGTTTGGCTGGAGCCGCGCCGAGGTCTCGCTCGCGTTTTCCCTCTCTACTTTGGCGATGACCGGGGTGGGGCCGCTCATCGGTCGCCTAGTGGATCGCTTGGGCGCACGTAGGGTGATTGTACTCTCGGTACTGATCTTTGGTCTGGGCGTGATATCTTTCGATTTTCTCTCGGCCAGTCTCTGGCATTTCTACGCTATCTACCTGGTCATAGGGGTCGCGGGCAGCGGAAGCACGCCGGTGCCTTACTCTCAGGTGATCTCCCGCTGGTTTGATAAGAAGCGTGGCCTGGCTCTGGGGCTGGCAATGGCCGGGATCCAATTGGGCGCCTTCATCACGCCCCCGCTGGCGCAAGCCCTCATCACTGCGGTGGGCTGGCGCCAAGCCTACGTGCTCTTTGGCCTCCTGGCCATAGGGGGCACCATCCCGGTAGTCGGGCTGGTCCTTAAGGAGACGCCGCAGGTGATGGGGTTGTTGCCTGACGGTGAGACGGTCGCGCAGGCTGGAACGACAAAGCAGAGCGGCCAGGAGTCAGGGATGAACGGTAGCGAGGCCTGGCGCACGGGGACCTTCTGGCTTATGGTCGGCGCATTTTTCCTGCTATCGGTGAGTTTTCACGGCATTGTGACTCACTTTGTTCCTATGCTGACTGACCGGGGTGTCACTGCCCAGAGCGCGGCCTTAGCCGCGTCACTGGGTGCCGTGGGGGCACTACTAGGAGGAGTGGGAGCCGGGTATCTGCTCGACCGCTTCTTTGCTCCGTCCGTGGCGGTCTACTTCTTTTGCGGGGCTGCGCTGGGGACTTTCCTGCTGTGGAGTGGGGCAGGCGGAGGCTTGGCGGTCGTTGCCATGGTCCTGTGGGGTCTGGCTGTGGGCGCGGCATTAGACATCATGGCCTACATGGTGAGTCGCTATTTTGGCCTGCACGCTTTTGGGGAGATCTCCAGCTATGCCTTTGCTGCCTTTACCCTGGGTGGGGTGATAGGCCCGCTGCTGATGGGGGTAAGTTTTGACTCCACAGGCTCGTATAGTTTGGTGCTAGGAGGGTTTGTGGTGGCCACCCTGATGGCCGCAGGGTTGATGGCTCGGCTGGGACCGTATCGGGTATAG
- a CDS encoding SDR family NAD(P)-dependent oxidoreductase: MKDLKNKNVVVIGATGIIGKGAALAFAEAGAQVVVVSRSVDNANKAIAQFPKDLREKLFPLGALFSNAIEAKHAKEAVEKLLGGGQKIDHVVVSVGNVDFAKAPSEDEFSKLLDAMNEAPTTLFYAAKAFLPEMKDTPGSSFLTVSGKIAYGCPVPPLWAASVKYGAINLLVSGFHSEFKNSQVRLNAIVPGTAVAEVVGGKNKIDMEAKIAARQLGDAFVALAQGTRNGEFVPVDSPEGLNAFLETERIK; encoded by the coding sequence ATGAAAGATCTAAAGAACAAGAATGTCGTCGTCATAGGCGCGACTGGAATCATCGGCAAGGGGGCGGCACTGGCATTCGCGGAGGCGGGAGCCCAGGTCGTGGTGGTTTCGCGCTCCGTGGATAACGCGAATAAGGCGATCGCCCAGTTCCCAAAGGATCTTCGGGAGAAGCTGTTTCCTTTGGGAGCACTATTTTCAAACGCCATTGAAGCGAAACATGCGAAAGAAGCGGTTGAAAAACTTCTTGGGGGTGGTCAGAAAATTGATCACGTGGTCGTGAGCGTCGGCAATGTTGATTTCGCCAAAGCGCCCAGTGAGGATGAATTCTCAAAACTGTTAGATGCGATGAACGAAGCGCCTACAACTCTTTTTTATGCGGCGAAGGCTTTTCTACCGGAAATGAAAGACACGCCGGGGAGTTCTTTCTTAACAGTATCGGGGAAAATCGCCTATGGCTGCCCAGTCCCGCCTTTGTGGGCAGCATCCGTAAAATACGGCGCAATCAATTTGCTTGTAAGTGGATTTCACTCCGAGTTTAAAAACAGTCAGGTCAGACTGAACGCTATTGTGCCGGGCACAGCAGTTGCTGAGGTAGTGGGCGGCAAAAACAAGATAGATATGGAGGCCAAGATCGCAGCGAGACAACTGGGAGATGCTTTTGTTGCGCTGGCTCAGGGGACTAGGAACGGTGAATTTGTGCCTGTCGACAGCCCTGAAGGATTGAATGCCTTTCTTGAAACGGAAAGGATCAAATGA
- a CDS encoding SgcJ/EcaC family oxidoreductase produces MVGTKSKGGILEQKKIEQLLAKYEQALNQSSTEAVLPLYTKDGVFLPAEAPTAEGTAQIKASYDHVFSTIKPEIKFDIEEVVVSGDYAFAKTLSRGKATVLESNITQPEENRELFIFRKDVGEWKIARYMFNKSKPSSK; encoded by the coding sequence ATGGTCGGCACAAAATCCAAAGGAGGAATTTTGGAACAAAAGAAAATCGAACAACTGTTGGCGAAGTACGAGCAAGCACTTAACCAATCGAGTACTGAGGCGGTTCTGCCACTCTATACCAAGGACGGCGTCTTTTTGCCCGCCGAGGCTCCGACGGCCGAAGGAACAGCGCAAATTAAAGCTTCATACGACCATGTTTTCAGCACCATCAAGCCGGAAATTAAATTCGATATCGAAGAAGTGGTCGTCAGCGGCGACTACGCTTTTGCCAAGACTCTTTCTCGTGGCAAAGCGACTGTTTTGGAGTCGAATATCACTCAGCCTGAAGAAAACCGGGAATTGTTCATTTTTAGAAAAGATGTGGGCGAATGGAAGATTGCCCGTTATATGTTCAACAAGTCAAAGCCGAGTTCAAAATAG
- a CDS encoding VOC family protein — MPDLSFYQTRRAELKARYLSGSASASQPTSTGGVDHLALICSDLDATIHFYTQVLGMRLTRIVQNRDEPTSTHIFLDMGGGNQLAFFDFPEKGPARTVRGVGSMHHVALKAQPEQFRALLAALQEKHMPYSLHGTPESGSVYVRDPDDILVEVTT, encoded by the coding sequence ATGCCAGACCTGAGCTTTTATCAAACTCGCCGTGCGGAGCTGAAAGCACGGTACCTGTCCGGGAGCGCAAGTGCATCCCAGCCAACATCTACCGGCGGCGTCGATCACCTGGCGCTAATCTGTTCGGACCTCGACGCCACCATCCATTTTTACACCCAAGTGCTCGGCATGCGGCTCACGCGGATTGTGCAAAACCGCGATGAACCAACTTCCACCCACATCTTCCTCGATATGGGGGGTGGTAATCAATTGGCGTTTTTCGATTTTCCTGAAAAGGGGCCGGCGCGCACCGTGCGTGGCGTGGGCAGCATGCATCACGTGGCTCTCAAAGCTCAGCCCGAGCAATTCCGCGCGCTCCTTGCCGCGTTGCAAGAGAAACACATGCCGTATTCGCTGCACGGGACACCAGAGTCTGGGTCAGTGTATGTGCGCGACCCGGATGACATCCTGGTTGAGGTCACAACATGA
- a CDS encoding enoyl-CoA hydratase/isomerase family protein, protein MIDYSAYEFLKIEVAERVATVTINRPEHLNAVHAALHHEFEQIWLDLAQDRDVNAILLTGTGQAFSVGGDLTSSDKPTKSKGRGGRRIVMADGRRVIENLLDVEQPIVAAINGDALGFAANVALLCDVTVASETAKLADTHVALGAVAGDGGAVIWPLLIGPNRAKEFLMLGDSLTGADAARIGLVNYAVPPEEVLPKARELVQRLADGPTWAIRWSKLAVNKWLKQQANLIMDAGLAYEALTLTTQDHKEALKALQEKRKPNYIRSRSAQS, encoded by the coding sequence ATGATAGACTACAGTGCATACGAGTTTCTGAAGATTGAGGTCGCTGAGCGTGTGGCCACGGTGACCATCAACCGGCCCGAACACCTCAATGCTGTTCACGCAGCGTTGCACCACGAGTTCGAGCAAATCTGGCTGGACCTAGCGCAGGATCGCGACGTCAATGCGATCCTGCTGACTGGCACAGGCCAAGCGTTTTCCGTCGGCGGCGACCTCACCAGTAGTGACAAGCCTACCAAGAGCAAGGGCCGCGGCGGGAGACGTATCGTGATGGCTGATGGACGGCGGGTGATTGAGAACCTGCTCGATGTTGAACAACCGATCGTGGCCGCTATCAATGGCGACGCGCTGGGTTTCGCGGCCAACGTCGCCTTGCTCTGCGATGTCACTGTTGCCTCTGAAACCGCAAAGCTGGCCGATACCCATGTCGCCTTAGGGGCCGTCGCTGGGGACGGTGGCGCTGTGATCTGGCCGCTGCTGATCGGTCCCAACCGAGCAAAAGAATTCCTGATGCTCGGCGATTCCCTAACTGGCGCTGATGCGGCTCGCATCGGACTTGTCAATTATGCCGTCCCCCCGGAGGAAGTGCTGCCTAAGGCCCGCGAACTGGTGCAGCGGCTGGCGGATGGGCCGACCTGGGCGATCCGGTGGAGTAAGCTGGCGGTGAACAAGTGGCTCAAACAGCAGGCCAACTTAATCATGGATGCAGGCCTGGCCTACGAAGCGCTGACGCTCACGACGCAGGACCATAAAGAGGCGCTGAAAGCGCTGCAGGAGAAACGCAAGCCGAACTACATACGCAGTCGTTCTGCGCAATCGTAA